The Natator depressus isolate rNatDep1 chromosome 8, rNatDep2.hap1, whole genome shotgun sequence genome window below encodes:
- the PIGC gene encoding phosphatidylinositol N-acetylglucosaminyltransferase subunit C yields the protein MVCAQVEASPRKHWQKVLYERQPFPDNYVDHRFLEELRKNIYARKYQYWAVVFESGVVIQQLCSVCVFVVIWWYMDDGLLTPQWLFGAGLASSLIGYILFDVIDLGVGRKESGRTWWADLKSTLVFIAFTYGFSPVLKTLTESISTDTIYAMSVLMLLGHLIFFDYGANAAIVSSTLSLNMAIFASVCLASRLPRSLHTFAMVTFAIQIFALWPMLQKKLKARTPRCYVGVTLLFALSALAGLLTISGVAALLFALLLISISCLCPYCLIRLQLLKDNIHGPWDEAEIKDDLSRFLM from the coding sequence ATGGTCTGTGCCCAGGTGGAAGCGAGCCCTCGGAAGCACTGGCAGAAGGTGCTGTATgaaaggcagcccttcccagataACTATGTGGACCACCGGTTCCTGGAAGAGCTGCGGAAGAACATCTATGCCCGCAAGTACCAGTATTGGGCAGTGGTGTTTGAGTCCGGGGTGGTGATCCAACAGCTGTGCAGCGTCTGCGTCTTCGTCGTCATCTGGTGGTACATGGATGATGGGCTGCTGACCCCACAGTGGCTGTTCGGGGCTGGCCTGGCCTCTTCCCTGATTGGCTACATCCTGTTTGATGTCAtagacttgggggtggggaggaaggagagcgGTCGGACCTGGTGGGCGGACCTGAAGAGCACCCTGGTGTTCATAGCTTTCACCTACGGCTTCTCTCCAGTGCTGAAGACCCTGACAGAGTCGATCAGCACAGACACCATCTACGCCATGTCGGTCCTTATGCTCCTGGGGCACCTGATCTTCTTTGACTATGGGGCCAATGCTGCCATCGTCTCCAGCACGCTGTCCCTCAACATGGCCATCTTCGCCTCTGTGTGCTTGGCCTCCCggctgccccgctccctgcacaCCTTCGCCATGGTCACCTTTGCCATCCAGATCTTTGCCCTGtggcccatgctgcagaagaagctCAAAGCGCGGACACCCCGCTGCTATGTGGGGGTGACCCTGCTCTTCGCCCTGTCTGCACTGGCCGGGCTGTTGACCATCTCGGGCGTCGCTGCCCTTCTCTTCGCCCTTCTGTTGATCTCCATTTCATGCCTGTGTCCTTATTGCCTCATCCGGCTGCAGCTGCTAAAAGACAACATTCATGGGCCTTGGGATGAAGCTGAAATCAAGGAC